A stretch of the Vigna radiata var. radiata cultivar VC1973A chromosome 9, Vradiata_ver6, whole genome shotgun sequence genome encodes the following:
- the LOC106773746 gene encoding TMV resistance protein N-like has product MEFASSSFLTSEPHFIHDVFINFGGEDIGRRFVSHLHYALLQAQVKTFISQENLHDEGMKLEEHMRAIGHTKISIIVFSKSYTESVCCFLELEKIIECHETFGQIVLPVFYEIDPSVVRHQKNDFVKALEEITHNSYLGKQLQHALSKSSLPLTTAAGIAVWDVRIFRHDAALVERIVSHVKTLLDYKDLSITEFLVGLESRVEDVIKLIENQSTNVCVIGIWGMEGSGKTTIAKATYNRIYREFIGKSFIENTHYEEYLDLEAKLISDVLKSELEGQSGGMGTTMIQNRLYRKKLFIVLDDVNHIGQLENLCVSRERFGQGTVIIITTRDFQLLNQLRVNYVYEMDLLNGNESLELFSWHAFGEAIPKKEWSELARSVVVYCRGLPLALQFLGSYLFDSTIQVWKSVLSILQRIPPDNLLNVLKICFDDSHNTEKDILLDVCCFFKGKEKDYVTEILNGCGLYADFGVTALIERGLIKVERNNKLEIHPLLQDMGREIIRQVCPEEPGKRSRLWLQDDVKDVLKENTGTEAIQGLSLXLHSTSRDCFKTHAFKEMKKLRLLRLDNVHLVGDYGHISKELXWICWKGFPSKYIPXNFYMGNVIAIDLRHSHLQRVWKQPLWKQSQVLERLKFLNLSHSKYLKETPDFSRLPSLEQLILKDCPSLLKLHPSIGDLSNILLINLKDCTSLSYLPREISKLRSLKTLILSGCSKLGPIDIAQVKSLVTIIA; this is encoded by the exons ATGGAGTTTGCATCTTCATCCTTCTTAACATCAGAACCCCATTTCATACACGATGTGTTCATCAACTTTGGGGGAGAAGACATCGGTAGAAGGTTTGTTTCTCATCTCCATTATGCCCTTTTACAAGCTCAAGTCAAAACTTTTATTAGCCAGGAGAATCTGCATGATGAGGGAATGAAGCTGGAAGAGCACATGAGAGCAATAGGACACACTAAGATTTCAATAATCGTTTTCTCCAAATCATATACTGAATCTGTTTGCTGTTTTCTTGAGcttgaaaaaataattgaatgccACGAGACATTTGGCCAAATAGTTCTGCCCGTATTTTACGAGATTGACCCATCGGTTGTACGTCATCAGAAGAATGATTTTGTAAAAGCGTTGGAAGAAATTACACACAATAGCTATTTAGGAAAACAACTGCAACATGCGTTGTCCAAGTCGAGCCTTCCACTCACCACAGCTGCAGGCATCGCTGTTTGGGATGTCAGAATATTCAG GCATGATGCTGCACTTGTAGAGCGAATTGTTAGCCACGTTAAAACATTACTGGACTATAAAGACTTGTCTATTACCGAATTTCTTGTTGGATTGGAATCCCGCGTGGAAGACGTGattaaattgattgaaaatcAATCTACCAATGTGTGTGTGATAGGGATATGGGGAATGGAAGGGTCGGGTAAAACAACCATAGCCAAAGCAACCTACAATCGAATTTATCGTGAATTTATTGGTAAGAGTTTTATTGAGAATACTCATTATGAAGAGTATCTTGATTTGGAAGCAAAACTTATTTCTGATGTCCTAAAATCAGAGTTGGAGGGGCAAAGCGGTGGGATGGGAACAACTATGATCCAGAATAGACTTTATCGAAAAAAGTTGTTCATTGTGCTTGATGACGTGAATCACATTGGCCAATTAGAAAACCTATGCGTGAGTAGAGAAAGGTTCGGTCAAGGAACTGTGATAATCATTACTACTAGAGATTTTCAGTTGCTGAACCAACTCAGAGTTAATTATGTATATGAAATGGATCTTTTGAACGGAAATGAGTCACTTGAGCTTTTTAGTTGGCATGCCTTTGGAGAAGCAATACCAAAAAAAGAATGGAGTGAACTCGCAAGAAGCGTTGTTGTTTATTGTAGAGGACTACCACTAGCTCTTCAGTTCCTTGGTTCCTATTTATTTGATAGTACAATACAAGTGTGGAAAAGTGTGTTGAGTATATTACAAAGAATACCCCCGGATAATCTTCTGAAcgtattaaaaatatgttttgacgATTCACATAATACTGAAAAGGATATACTTCTTGATGTATGTTGTTTCTTTAAAGGCAAAGAAAAAGACTATGTAACGGAGATATTAAATGGCTGTGGACTATATGCTGATTTTGGAGTAACAGCTCTCATAGAGCGTGGCCTCATAAAAGTTGAAAGGAACAACAAACTTGAAATACACCCTTTATTACAAGACATGGGAAGAGAAATTATTCGTCAAGTATGCCCAGAGGAACCGGGGAAACGGAGTCGATTGTGGTTGCAGGATGACGTAAAAGATGTATTGAAAGAGAATACT GGGACAGAAGCTATCCAGGGATTGTCCCTGNAACTGCATTCAACAAGCAGAGATTGCTTCAAAACTCATGCtttcaaggaaatgaagaaATTAAGACTTCTACGACTAGATAATGTACATCTTGTTGGAGATTATGGGCACATTTCTAAAGAACTGAGNTGGATTTGCTGGAAAGGATTCCCTTCTAAATACATTCCNAANAACTTTTATATGGGAAATGTAATTGCAATTGATTTAAGGCATAGTCATCTTCAACGCGTCTGGAAACAACCACTCTGGAAACAATCCCAG GTTTTAGAGCGGTTAAAATTCCTTAATCTTAGTCACTCCAAATACTTGAAAGAAACGCCAGACTTTTCCAGACTACCAAGTCTTGAACAGCTAATTCTAAAAGATTGTCCAAGTTTGCTCAAGCTACACCCATCCATTGGTGATCTCTCTAATATACTATTGATAAATTTGAAGGATTGCACAAGTCTAAGCTATCTCCCAAGAGAGATATCTAAGTTGAGATCTTTAAAAACTCTAATCCTATCTGGTTGTTCGAAGCTTGGCCCTATAGATATAGCACAGGTGAAATCCTTGGTAACTATAATTGCTTAA